A stretch of DNA from Desulfovibrio gilichinskyi:
TTCAGTAATAAGTGCGTTTGGTGCTACTTCAGGGTCGTGCTGGCGTAACCCTTCGGCGCGAATGTATTCTTTGCCTTGAATAACAAATTGTTCATGTCCTGCATCTTTATTAACACCCGGACAGTAATCCTGAATCATTTCCCAGCTTGTTTTGTCAATCAGATTTCCTCTGAAAAAAGGCCATGCTCTGCAAATATCCGGTCTGCCGGGGTGAATTCCGCAACCTTCAGCAAAAAAAATGCAATACCCGTCTTCTTTGCTTTTCAGACGGATTTTACCGTTTACGGTTTCGCTGTATTTTAAAACCATTTCTTCTTCTGACAGACCAAGGTGATCAGCCAGTCTTGAGCGGTCTTTTGGGGTCATGATGATACCGCCTTCGCCCTGACAGCAGTGGCCGCATCTTTTGCAATCAAACGCTTCAATCATAATTTCTTGCCTACAAGCCTTTTATGGTCAACCATTATGCATCTGTCTTCAATCACAGTAATATCTTTCGCGCTTAATAGTTCCCGTGCGGCCGGGCTGTGTATGCCTTGCTGCATCCAGAAAACTTTTGGAAGCGTATTTAGTTTTAAACATTCTTCAGCATGTTCCGGGCAGAAGTCCGGTGCCCTGAAAACGTCTACCAGATCAATTCTTTCCGGAATATCAAGAATGGATTTATAGGTTTTTAAACCCCAGACATCCTGTCTTTTAGGATGAACGGGAATAACTGTATATCCGGATTCAATCAAGTAGCGGCCAACCATATCAACAGGTCTGCCAGGTTTATCTACTGCCCCGATCACGGCTATGACCTTGACCTCACTTAGAAGCGAGGCTAACTTTTTTTCATCAAGTAACAACATATAACTTTTCTCCTTATGAAGGATAAGCTCGTGCATGCTACAGTAAAGAGGTCTGCCTTGCAAAGAGCACTTTTACGGTAACTTAAAATATGATTAACATTTTATTCAGGTTACTCATTCAGCTTAAAAAAGTATATATTTTATAAGTAATTCAGAATTAACTTAATCCTGATAAGGAGATCTAAAGACGTGAGCAATATTGTAAAAAATATAGCCGTTCCTAGAGAAGAACTTGAATTGCGCTGGGCTAAGGCAAGAAAATTTTTAGCTCAAACAGCTCCTGAAGCTGGCGGATTATTAGCATTTTCTAAATTACAGATTTTTTATTTATCAGGAACAATTGTTAACGGAGTTCTTTGGCTGCCAATTGAAGGTGAACCTGTTCTTTTCGTTCGCAGGTCTGTTGAAAGGGCGCATATTGAAAGTTCAATTAAAAATATATGTGCATTCAAATCCTTTAAAGATCTTGCTCCACTTGCAAAAAATGCATGTCAGCCTTTATCGAGAGTTATCGGTGCTGAAACTGCCGGACTTACATGGCAGCTCGGCGAGATGCTTACTTCCAGAATATACGAGACTAAATTTGTTCCTTGCGATGAAGTTCTTGCTTTTTCACGCTCGCTGAAATCTGAATGGGAACTTGCAATAATGCGCAAGGCCGGAGAGCTTCACAACATGGCTCTTGTTGATATTGTGCCGGAAGTTTTACTGCCCGGAATGACAGAACTTGAAATAGCGCACTTTATCTGGAACATCTTTTTTGAGCTCGGTCATCAAGGCCATATGCGGATGCAGGCTTTCGGGGAAGAAGTATTTTTGGGGGTGGTTTCCGCCGGAGAATCAGGTGTATATCCGAACTCATTTAATGGCCCTTTAGGGATGCGCGGTGAGCATCCGGCATCTCCTTTTATGGGCAGCTCCACAAAAAAGTGGGAAAAAGGAAGTTTGCTTTCCACTGACGTAGGGTTTGTCATGGAAGGATACCATACCGATAAAACACAAGTTTACTGGTCCGGTTCAAAAGACTCAGTTCCATCCGAGGTTATGAACGCGCAGTCATTTTGTAAAGATATGCAGGATTTGGCCGCAGAGAATTTAAAACCCGGCGCACTGCCTAGTGATATTTACGCATTGGTCATGAGCGAAGCTGAAAAGAGCGGATATCTCGAAGGGTTCATGGGGCTTGGTGAGAGTAAAGTGCCTTTTTTAGGACATGGAATTGGACTGACTATTGATGGATATCCACCAATAGCTAAAGGGTTTGATGTGCCTATTGAAGAAGGAATGGTCTTCGCGCTGGAGCCTAAACTTGGAATCCCCGGTGTCGGAATGGTCGGAGTGGAAAATACTTTTGAAATTACAAAGGACGGCGCAAAATCCATCACCGGAAATAATTTCGATATGATTTTTATAGATTGATTTGTGAACTTAAGTTTTACTATTCAAATAAAATCCCCTGAAACAGACGTTTATGTCCGTTTCAGGGGATTTTTCATTAAATCGTGTTTCAACTTTATCAGCTACTTTACATCAATATTCAGACCTGTGTCAGTCTTAGAAATTGTAGGAGCAGGAGTGTTCCCCTTCAGGTCCATAACCATGCGTAATTTGTTTTCATAAATTCCGATTCTGAACCTGGAAAAAATAGGATTTTCAGGTCTCAACGTTGTTGGTCCGAAGTATTCCCATTTACCTATAACATCTACTACAAGCCTGTCAGGATTACGCAGGAAAAAGGATGTATAAGAAAGCGGCGAGCCTCCCATATCAAGGTTTATCCTCGTTTTCTTATCTATGTTCTTAAAGTATATGGAATTAAGCCTTCCACCCTGAAGGCCTGTTTTGACAGGATTTTTTACTGCCGCTACATTTATTTCTGTTGCATTGAAACCTACTTCCGTAACTGTCGCGTTTTCTTGACTCGCGCCGGCCGTTCCGTTTGCTGTTCCGTTTACAACTTCAATTTCCGTAGCATTGTCTATTATTTCCGGCTGGTAGGTCGAAGTGGCATTAAGTTCACTTGTTCCGTTTACAGCCGTGGCAATTGCGATGGTTTCATTGTTCACGAGTAATTCTTCAGGATCTGCTTCAGAGCTCAGCTGACCTGTTGCAGGTGTTTCCTGCACTGCTGCCACCTGTTCCTGCATCAACCAATTTTTAGGGTTGATCAGGTCAGGATTAGCAATGGCAACTATTGCAAGTATTATCAGAATGTGAACAAGAGCCTGTTTGCTGGTAAAATAGTTGTTATATTTTCGAAAACTTCTACTGCACGAACCGCATGTAAATGATCTTACTGATGTCAGCAGCGAAATAAATGCATCAGAAACCAATCCGCGTCTAAGATAGAGACGGTTGCTGTTGCAAAACGGGCACTGAATAATTTTTTTATTTTTGACGGGCATACTGCACTATAGTTTCGGTTACTTTAAACAACTTCAAGACTATGCGAAATAAACACCTTTTGCCAAGCGGAATCGGTGAATTATTCAGAAATAGATTTATTACCCTGCAATAGCTTCAGACATAATACATTCAAGGTCGTCTTGATCCATTTCTGTCGGAGTGAATGCGAAAAGTTTGCCCATTGTGGTCATTGCAATTTCAACGAGTTTAGGAACATCTTCTTCTTTTGCGCCGTAGGTTTTAAGTGATTCCTCAGCTAGACCGGTACGGTCGAGCAGGACGCGTAATCCTTCCAGAAACACTGATGCACGCTGATTCTCATCAAATTCTGAAGTGTCGTACCCCATTGCCATAGCAAGATCTTCAAAGCGGTCAGGGCTGCCGGGCACAAGGCGTTTAAAGTATGGAAGTGAAAGTTTAGCAAGCCCCAGTCCATGCGGAAGATCAGGATACATTGCGCTTAAAGCGTGTTCCAGAGAATGCTGGGAGATACAGCGGGAAAGAGTTTCACACATACCGGCCGCGGTGCTGGCCCATGCCATAACAGTGCGTGCTTCAATGTTGTCTCCCTGCTCAATCGCCATCGGCAGATAATTTGTGATGAGATGAACTGACTCAAGGGCCAGCATATCACTCATCGGCTGATGCTCTGTTGAAACAAAAGTTTCGACAGCGTGGAAGAATGCATCAATTCCGGTATATGCCGTAGTGCGCGGCGGTACGCTGAGCATCAATTCGGGGTCGACAATTGACATGTACGGGAAAGTTGAATCGTTGCCGAGACTGATTTTTTCAGTGCCGCCGCTTTTGCTGATAACCGCCCAAGGATCGGCTTCTGTTCCTGTTCCTGCTGTGGTCGGGATAGCAATCAGCGGGATGGAAGGATTTTCAGCAGTAATTCCTCCGCCTGATCCGGCTTGAATGAAGTCCCAGCATTTACCGACGTTAGCGGTCAGCAGGGCAATTGCTTTTGCTGCGTCGATTGTGGAGCCGCCGCCGAGTGCAACAATAAAATCGATATTTTTTTCGCGGGCGAATTTAGCTGCTTCGTCAATCTGATCTGACTTCGGATTTGGAGAAATATTATCAAAAACTATTGTCGCAATATTTTGCCTGCCGAGTGCGGCCTGAACTTTATCAAGGTAGCCGTTGGTTATCATTGCGCCGGATTCACCGATTACGATGAGAGCCTTATTCCCTTTAGGAAGATTAGGAGTAGTACCCAGTTCCGCAAGTTTGCCGGGGCCGAAAATAAGTCTGGTAGGGATGAAAAATTGAAAGTTAAGCATATTGATCCTTAATTATTATCATTCTGAAATTATAAGCCTGTTTGCTCAGCCAATGTATTTAACTGACACAGTCCCTCCCGTAAAGGGGCAGAGAGCAATAATAAAATCGATTCATGTTAAAAAAATAAGTTTAATCTCCGCTAAGTGCTTCTCTTAAAGCTTCATCCAATTGACCTGTAGTGTATAGGTCCCGAATAACTGTCGGAGCCGTACTGTTACTGCCTTTTTTAAAAATGGCAGCAAGCGGGATTGATCTGCTACCCATAGCACGTAGAAAAGCGTCAGCAGTTTTGTCAGGAGCGGTGAGATCCACTTTTATATAACTGAGATTATATTTTTCCTGCCAGCGATTAAGGTTGCCTGATGTGAGAACTGTTTGCTCAAGAATTTTGCAGGATGGGCACCAGTCTGCCGTGAATTCTACAAGCATGGCTTCTTTGCCGATTCTCTCCGCAAAGTCATCCTGCTTAAAACTTATCCACTGGGCAGTATGTACAGGCGGAGTCTTGGCCCAGAATCCGGCGGCAATACAGATGGCAAGTGCTGCAGTTCTTAAAATTATCATACTTGATTTGGTGTTACAGCCGGAGGAAAGTCCCCACATCCACGCCGCAACTCCTGTGAACCATAAGAAAATAAGTGTGGGTATGAGCATATTTTCAGGCAGAATGCTGATCAGATATATGCACGTTGCTGCAAGGAAAAAACCTGCGGCGCGTTCAACCCAGAGAGTCCATGCTCCGGGCTTCGGGAATTTTTTTACGAGACCCGGAAATATTGCCATTGCAATATACGGTAGAGCCATCCCCGCCCCGACACTTATAAACACACTGCCGATTACATAAGGAGGCTGAATCATGGCCCATCCGAGAACCCCGCCTAAAAACGGACCGCTGCAAGGTGTTGCCAGAAGAGTTGCAAGCACGCCTGTGAACAAAGCCTGTCTGCGCGGTCCTGAACTTGCGGTACTTATTTTAAGGTCCACTATCGGCAGATTGTAAATTCCGAATAAACTTAAACTCAGCGCAAAGACTATTCCGGTCAGTATGATGACAACTGGCGGCTTTTGAAAAATCTGTCCCCATGCCAGTCCTGTAAATCCTAAAATCCCGCTCAGGACTCCGAAGTAAAGTATTATACCGATGGCAAAAAACAGATTGTGTTCTCTAAAGCGTCTTCTGCGTTCTTTCTCCTCTTCGTGCTGAGATCCTGCCAGCAGGGCGGAAAGTTTCAAGCTGATAACCGGAAGGACGCACGGCATAAAATTCAGCAGTAATCCTGCCAGAATCCCGAAAAGAACAGCTGTCGTAAGGTTTGAAACTTCAAGGCCGGGGGTAAAAGATTGCGGTTTTAAAGATTCAAGTGAAAATGCAGCGGTTGTTTTCGCTTTAGGCGGAACGGGGATCAGTTCTGATTCCGTTGCAGTGTTATTGTCAGCAGCGGCAGGGACCGGCTTGATTTCAGTTTTTAAGATCTGTTCAGTTTTATTTATTTGTGCAGAAATATTTTTAAGAGAAATTTTGCTCTTATCAGCTTTTTGAGAAGCTTCTAAAAAATGGGGCCACCATTCCTGTGAACTGGCAGGAGAAAGCTTTTCAGGAAGAACTCCCATGCCGAGGAAGCTTAAGTCAGTCTTGAACGGCATGCACGCAGTTTTTGAGCACATGAGTAGAGAGAGCTTTGCCTGCAGGGTGAAAGATTTCAACCCGGAAGGAATTGGTATAAGTATGGGAGTAGGGGAAGGGTAGACTTCTATTTTACTACCCGGATTGAAAGGGTCGTCTTTCAGCTTCCCGGCAAGGTAAATAGGTAAAAGCATTGTTTTACGCGGGAGCAGAGTTACCTTTAATGTCGTAGGTTGCCCCATTTTCCCGGGGTTATGAGAGTATGTGTACCAGCCGTTCTTGGTTTCAAGAATAAGGGCGGCTAAAATATCCGTTTGAAGTCCTGTTTTCGCTTGGTCTTCAGGGCTTAGTTTATACAGTTTCCACTTAGTGCTGAGGTTCTGATTTTGATTTTGAGCACTGTAAGCCTGATTGGGGAAGGCAGCGGCTGTCAGGAATAATATACTGATAAATATTGCTAAATATGTCTTTAAACTCATTAATTGACCTTTTTTAATGAAAAATATAAAAATATTGTTGACAAGTAACGCGATCCACTCTAAACCACTTTTCACGCACGGGTCACTGGCTCAATTGGTAGAGCACCGGACTCTTAATCCGTTGGTTGAAGGTTCAAGTCCTTCGTGGCCTACCAGAATAAAATAAGGGTGTTACGAGATAGAATAGTCTAATCACAGGCTATCTCGTTCACCCTTTTTTCTGTTCTGTTCACCATTTCACTCACCTTTTGTTTTTTTACTGGCCTGTCAAAAGCTCCTTCTAAATCAAGACTTGTCATTCCTAATGAGTGCAAATAGTGCGCTGTTGTCGTGACTGCTTTATGTCGTAGAAGTTTTTGAATATCAGGTAATGAGTAGCCTTTATCAGCGAGTATCGATGCTGACAAGTGCCGGATAGCATGGAAGTTAAAAGGCTTTATTTGGGCCTCTGAACACCACCCGTTCATTAATTTGGTAAATGGACTATATGGCTGAGAAGTTGAGGGGTTGATAAAAACAAAGCCCTGTAAGCCTGTTTCTAATCTTTGTTCCTGCAAGGCTTCTTTCAATGCGTCAACCATCGGCACGGCATCACGATGAACACCGCCGCCACGTCTTTTTCTCGTTTCAAGCCAAACTATATTTTTATTGAAATCCACATCTTTCCACTTAAGAGACAGAATTTCGTTTCTTCTGCTTCCTGTATAAAGGAAAGTTAAAAGCAATCTTTGTTCGTGCGGCTTCACAGAATCAACAAGTGTCCAAAAATCATCTATCGGTGGAATATACTTTTCAGTCTTATCAACTTTGTAGCTATCCACTGAAAAGGGATTCTTGGGCGGTAAATCGTGAGCTTTAATGCCCCAATTCCAAGCCGCTACAAGTAACTTTCTATGAACATTAGCACGATGCGGTGATACTGTTTTAGCTATGTGGTTCAAAGCTCTTTCAACTAAATCATAAGTTATATCTGTGACTGGAGTAAGGCCCGTTTTCGTGTTTTTCATAAAGGTTGTATAGGCTCTTTCCTTTTCCTTTACGTGTTTCTCACTTTGGCCCCTAGTCTCGCATGAAGTCAGGTAATTCCCCAAAAACACACTCAGCACAATGCCATCTTCTTTTTGTGTTGATAATGCGCTCTGCATCATAAGTTCCCAAGCTAGGGCATCCTTCTTTGTCGGGAACTGCTTTTCCTTCCTCATCCCATTTACGGACTTTCTCCCGTACCATTTTCCTCTCCGTTTCACTGGCATGGTATTTTCTCTCTCAGTTGTCAAAGAACACGCTCGTAAACACATTATAAGCGTGTCCCTTGCCAATGTCTAACAAACAATAGCTAAAGCTGTTAGGCGGTAGTTCTATGTGGTTTCACAAGGCTTTGCTGACATTATTTCTCCTGTTGTATCATCACGGCTTCTGGCAATTCCTGATGATACCAATCTAAAGGGCTGAACTGTGCGTCAGGTTTACCGTTT
This window harbors:
- a CDS encoding YkgJ family cysteine cluster protein, translating into MIEAFDCKRCGHCCQGEGGIIMTPKDRSRLADHLGLSEEEMVLKYSETVNGKIRLKSKEDGYCIFFAEGCGIHPGRPDICRAWPFFRGNLIDKTSWEMIQDYCPGVNKDAGHEQFVIQGKEYIRAEGLRQHDPEVAPNALITEDD
- a CDS encoding CoA-binding protein, which produces MLLLDEKKLASLLSEVKVIAVIGAVDKPGRPVDMVGRYLIESGYTVIPVHPKRQDVWGLKTYKSILDIPERIDLVDVFRAPDFCPEHAEECLKLNTLPKVFWMQQGIHSPAARELLSAKDITVIEDRCIMVDHKRLVGKKL
- a CDS encoding M24 family metallopeptidase → MSNIVKNIAVPREELELRWAKARKFLAQTAPEAGGLLAFSKLQIFYLSGTIVNGVLWLPIEGEPVLFVRRSVERAHIESSIKNICAFKSFKDLAPLAKNACQPLSRVIGAETAGLTWQLGEMLTSRIYETKFVPCDEVLAFSRSLKSEWELAIMRKAGELHNMALVDIVPEVLLPGMTELEIAHFIWNIFFELGHQGHMRMQAFGEEVFLGVVSAGESGVYPNSFNGPLGMRGEHPASPFMGSSTKKWEKGSLLSTDVGFVMEGYHTDKTQVYWSGSKDSVPSEVMNAQSFCKDMQDLAAENLKPGALPSDIYALVMSEAEKSGYLEGFMGLGESKVPFLGHGIGLTIDGYPPIAKGFDVPIEEGMVFALEPKLGIPGVGMVGVENTFEITKDGAKSITGNNFDMIFID
- a CDS encoding AMIN domain-containing protein yields the protein MPVKNKKIIQCPFCNSNRLYLRRGLVSDAFISLLTSVRSFTCGSCSRSFRKYNNYFTSKQALVHILIILAIVAIANPDLINPKNWLMQEQVAAVQETPATGQLSSEADPEELLVNNETIAIATAVNGTSELNATSTYQPEIIDNATEIEVVNGTANGTAGASQENATVTEVGFNATEINVAAVKNPVKTGLQGGRLNSIYFKNIDKKTRINLDMGGSPLSYTSFFLRNPDRLVVDVIGKWEYFGPTTLRPENPIFSRFRIGIYENKLRMVMDLKGNTPAPTISKTDTGLNIDVK
- a CDS encoding iron-containing alcohol dehydrogenase, with translation MLNFQFFIPTRLIFGPGKLAELGTTPNLPKGNKALIVIGESGAMITNGYLDKVQAALGRQNIATIVFDNISPNPKSDQIDEAAKFAREKNIDFIVALGGGSTIDAAKAIALLTANVGKCWDFIQAGSGGGITAENPSIPLIAIPTTAGTGTEADPWAVISKSGGTEKISLGNDSTFPYMSIVDPELMLSVPPRTTAYTGIDAFFHAVETFVSTEHQPMSDMLALESVHLITNYLPMAIEQGDNIEARTVMAWASTAAGMCETLSRCISQHSLEHALSAMYPDLPHGLGLAKLSLPYFKRLVPGSPDRFEDLAMAMGYDTSEFDENQRASVFLEGLRVLLDRTGLAEESLKTYGAKEEDVPKLVEIAMTTMGKLFAFTPTEMDQDDLECIMSEAIAG
- a CDS encoding protein-disulfide reductase DsbD family protein, whose amino-acid sequence is MSLKTYLAIFISILFLTAAAFPNQAYSAQNQNQNLSTKWKLYKLSPEDQAKTGLQTDILAALILETKNGWYTYSHNPGKMGQPTTLKVTLLPRKTMLLPIYLAGKLKDDPFNPGSKIEVYPSPTPILIPIPSGLKSFTLQAKLSLLMCSKTACMPFKTDLSFLGMGVLPEKLSPASSQEWWPHFLEASQKADKSKISLKNISAQINKTEQILKTEIKPVPAAADNNTATESELIPVPPKAKTTAAFSLESLKPQSFTPGLEVSNLTTAVLFGILAGLLLNFMPCVLPVISLKLSALLAGSQHEEEKERRRRFREHNLFFAIGIILYFGVLSGILGFTGLAWGQIFQKPPVVIILTGIVFALSLSLFGIYNLPIVDLKISTASSGPRRQALFTGVLATLLATPCSGPFLGGVLGWAMIQPPYVIGSVFISVGAGMALPYIAMAIFPGLVKKFPKPGAWTLWVERAAGFFLAATCIYLISILPENMLIPTLIFLWFTGVAAWMWGLSSGCNTKSSMIILRTAALAICIAAGFWAKTPPVHTAQWISFKQDDFAERIGKEAMLVEFTADWCPSCKILEQTVLTSGNLNRWQEKYNLSYIKVDLTAPDKTADAFLRAMGSRSIPLAAIFKKGSNSTAPTVIRDLYTTGQLDEALREALSGD
- a CDS encoding tyrosine-type recombinase/integrase, giving the protein MKNTKTGLTPVTDITYDLVERALNHIAKTVSPHRANVHRKLLVAAWNWGIKAHDLPPKNPFSVDSYKVDKTEKYIPPIDDFWTLVDSVKPHEQRLLLTFLYTGSRRNEILSLKWKDVDFNKNIVWLETRKRRGGGVHRDAVPMVDALKEALQEQRLETGLQGFVFINPSTSQPYSPFTKLMNGWCSEAQIKPFNFHAIRHLSASILADKGYSLPDIQKLLRHKAVTTTAHYLHSLGMTSLDLEGAFDRPVKKQKVSEMVNRTEKRVNEIACD